The nucleotide window TTGCCTTGGGAGGCTGGAGTGGGGCCCAGTGATTTAGGCAGAGACCATCCCCCGGGGCTCCCCATGGGCTCCCCCCAGTGGGGCTCTCCAGCCTGCCCCTTCAGGACTTTATATTCGGTTGAGGTCGGCCACAGCTGGCCCGTCATGGAGAAGTTTGAAGCCAGCGGGTAAAAGGCTAAGAAAGGGATAAAAAGGACGGTTCAGTGGTGACCGCTTTTGGCTGGGTACCCGTCCTGGAGACGGACTTCGTTGGCCTCTGGAGCCGTGAAGGCGACTGCAAAACATGCAGATGGAACCAGGACACAGGCCTGACACAGACTAGGGGGacaggaggaacagagagggtgGGTCCCCTTTTTTCCCAAAGGGGGACCCTTCTCAGCAAAGCGCAGGCCTTGGTGAAGAAGGTGGTGGCTCCGAAGCCCCCGAAGATGCCCTGCCCTGAGGCTGGAGGCGATGTGAATGAGGATGGAGCATGCAGTGATTTCAAACTtttggaaaaccaaaaaattttgattttttggttttgttttgttttgttttgttttccaatttggAGGGCAGGTTTCAACCAATTCTCTCGTCTAATTCCTGCTTCCTGCCAAGCTTGCCACTGTTGgtgttttcaagaaaaaaatcccaggtTATCATTATAGAGTGTCAAAAACCCCGTGTTCAATTAGCCTGCTTTGGGAGCTCCTCTGATGGTTGGTTAAATATGAGTCCAAAGTGCTTTTTTGTAAGTGGAGCTGATCTGGGGGCGAGAAACCTTAATCTTCTGAGCTTTAAGATGCTGCACGATAATGTGTTCATGGCACCCTTTCTAGAAGACTCGAAGATTGCCTTCTTCCAGTCTGCTGTGCTCCATCCCACTTGGTAGACACATGAACATTTCAACTCACAAAGGGCTATTATATTCAAAGGACACTTGGATATTCTTTGGGAAGTTTCCCTTGTACTTTTATAGAATGTTTACAAGGTTAATAAGTATGCTTTCTCAtcactgtacattttaaatggctCCACTATTGCTCCCACGTTTATTTGAGAGTCATTGAAAGTGCTTGAATGGAGCTGGGATATTCTTTGTTGCCCTTTGATTTGGAAACaaaagactcagaaaaaaaagtttactttgcTGCTGAATGCCATATGCAGATGAACGCATTGTCGATTGAATGAAACCCAGGATCTGAAGACTTTCCGAGAGGCTTAGAGCAGAAAGAGTCCCCTAGTAGTTATGGTACATGTTTGAATTTGCCTCCACTTTTCACTTTGTCGTCCTGTGCTTGGCTCTCACGTGGGGTTGAGTCCCATACCCAGGTCTTCAGGGATTCTCGAGAATAATCCATCAATGGTAGAGGTTCTGCATCAGCTATGATAAAAGTTGCTGTTTCCTTTCTTAGGTGGGAAATGGGAAATGCCACAGAGGCATAGAAAGGCAGCagggtccccccaccccgccccctctTCGTTCACTGTCCTGCTTCTTCGTTTTTTCCAATTTCTGGAGATCCAAGGTTCTCATCTTCAGCACCATTGACATTTGGGGGCTGCGTTGTTCTTTGTCGCGAGggagctgccctgggccctgcagggTGTTTACCAGCATCCCTGGGCTCCACTTGCTAGATGCCAGCAGCACCGTCACGACAAGTGACAAGTGTCTCCCCATGCCACCAAGTGCCCCCTGGAAGGGGGGTGGGTGGTTCTCACCAGTGGTTGAGAACCAGTGTTCTAGAACAGTCTACCCGCAGAAACCCTGTTTGAAGAAAGAGATTAACTTCATGCTCAGCCTGTTATAGTAACAATGACTGGTTACAGAGCGGTTATTTTCATCAGAATTCACAGAGTTGGAACTGGAAATCTGAgcaagaaaggggaaagagaataaATCAAATGACTCAGAATTTAATAGCCAGCCCCTCATCTGACAGGTGAGGACCAAGTGGGAAGAGCATCCCAAGGTGCTCCATCAGATGAGGCTTGTCACGGCCAGCCTCACTATTATTAcgttttgttattttacttttagtaCCTGGTTTCAGGTCCCCTCCTACGAGCAAACATCTTAGAGCAACCTGCCAACAGCCTGTCTCAGGATCCGTGTCTTTATGGCCCGGGAGTAACAgttattcatttaatttcagtGGATAAACATGGACATGTACCATAAAACACATGTGAATTTCATGAGATACTGTTAAgacaatagattaaaaaaatgtattataactGTGAACGGATATGGCTAtaggaagttttaaaatgtattgaaatataaagatatatctgtatttatttttattacgttttaaagattttatttttaagattttattaagattttatttatttatttatttatttatttatttatttatttatttatttataagattttatttatttattcatgagagacacagagagagaggcatggacacaggcagagggagaagcaggctccacgcagggagcccaacatgggacttgatcccgggtctccaggatcacaccctgggcagaaggcaggtgctaaactgctgagccacccagggatcccttaagattttattttaagattttactatcATATTTTCAGGTGATCACTGCATCCGACACAGGGCTCgaattcatgaccccgagatcaagagcctgCATGTTCTTCTGACTAACCCCACCAGGGATCTCcttgaaatataaagatatatttaaaaaagagatatatCTCTGTTTCTCTGGTATTTACACTTCATATTGATCCTTTTTATGAaacatctcaaaaagaaaagcaatgccCAGAATGGCATATTGAGTTCTATATAAACAAAGATAACTTGAAGCTAtcagagtttattattttttaaatttttatttatttctttgacagagcgagagagagcgagagagagcacacaagcaggggacagagcagagggagaagaagcagactccccgctgagcaaggagctggacaCACGGGGCTCAAtgtcaggacctggggatcatgagctgagccgaaggcagatgcttaaccgactgagccacccaggcgaccccaaaaataagttttaaattatgaaatgtttgCGACAATATAGACAAGCGGACAGGATAATATACGTGTTGTGTGCTCGCTGCTAAAtgtccctggtctccaggactcCTATTTAGGGCTTTTACTGACCCGCCCGGGCAGAGAACATTCTTCCCTCCTTGGCCTGTGTGGCTCGTCCCTCCTTCATCTCATTCAGGTCACTGCTGACAGGGCATCCCCTCCAACATGCCTCCTGGCCCTCCTCTGTGGTGGATACAACCACAAAATGTATTCTACATAAAAATCAGAAAGCACTGTCCATCTCCCTTGGTCCCTTGCCACCCAGccctgctttactttttttttttttttttagaacactcctatatatattatattaaatacttaatttgcttatttcttaTCTGTTTCCTCCAACTGGAAGGCAGGCCTGTGACTCCCTTGTTTGGAGTGCTTTGTTTTGTCTAGTGCCCAGAACAATACCGGGTacccagtaggtgctcaataaatatctgctgaataaaAGTGCTATTGTCTGGGCAAGCTTTGTGGGTGTGAGTGGGCTGGTAACAACTTGTGCGGGTTGACGATTTCTTGCACTCTTGTAAATGACCTTTGTCTTTTTAAGTAtggtaatataatataatatggtaatattatatttaatatttaattgctTTGGCACGGCCAGTGAAATATTCTAAGCAGttaatcatttgttcattttaaataacaGGTTTCATTTTTGAATGGAGAAAAgtctaatgaagaaaataaaaatggactctCAGTCTATTGATAAGAGAAGGCCCACTGGCAGTTAGACaggcaaataaatataaaaatacatgcgTATAGTGAGAGACTTCAACTTTTATAGACATGTATAGATTAAAAAGTAGATGATATTCCTCAATCTACTTTTCTGGTTCctaccacaaaaagaaatacttgtttttttatttttttgtttttttttaagattttatttatttatttattcaggagagacacagagagagagacagagacacaggcagagggagaagcaggctccctgcagggagcctgatgcaggacttgatccttgaacctgagatcatgccctgagctgaaggcagacgctcaaccactgagcaacccaggcgtcctcaAAAGAAACACTTGTAACCTATTTCTCATGGGTTGTTCCAGAAAATTTTTCCATACCTGTAGGCATTAATTTGCTAGCAAAATAtacattcctttaaaatttttttgaacacATACAAGTACACACACACTAGCGGAATTTCTCCGACAGCCCTGGTACAGTTTGTACTTAGATATTCACTTGTTTGGCTAtatgttgagcatctgtctctctTCCATCTGACTCCACTGCCCGTCCACCATTACAATCCCCaatgcctggcacccagcaggccTCAGTACTTATTCGCTGCCTGAATGGTTGAACTGGGACACACTTTTCTGACAGCAGCCActgcatttttattaatgtaCTTTGACAGAAGCAGAATTCTTATACCATTAGTAAAGCTCTTTAAGATgcatattcaatgaatatttatagatttttttaaaaaagaattgattgTGTTCCACATAAATGATCTCATGCGACCCTCAGGCAAATCTCCTGaagtggttattttattttttaattctaatttaattttgttttacctctttatttttttaatttaaaatcaattaattaacatatgatgtattattagtttcagaggtagagttcagtgattcatcagtcttttttatttttaaagattttatttatgtatttcagagagagagaaagagagagacagcacaagtgggtggggaggggaggagggagagggagaagcagactccccgctgagcagggagcccaatgtggggctcgatcccaggatcctgatccTGACTtcattgaaggcagatgcttaaccaactgagccacccaggcacccctcatcagtcttctataatatccggtgctcattacatcacatgccctccttaatgcccataccccacttaccccatccccctactcccttccctccagggaccctcagtttgtttcctatgattaagagtatcttggggtgcctgggtggctcagttggttaagcatttgccttcagctcaggtcatgatttcaagtcccaggatcgagccccaggtggggctccccaCTTggcgaggagtctacttctctctctctctctctctcataaataaaatctttaaaaaaaaaataaagcatctcatatggtttctctccctctctgctttcgtcttgttttattttttcctctctgaagtGGTTATTTGAATTCGCATTcttcaaatgaggaaacagagagtCAGAGAGGTCAGAGCCAAACTACAGATTAACATTTTGATACCAGGAGCAAATTTAAGGCCTCTGTTCTCTATTCATCTTCCTAACTGGCTTCCTTTGGACCCATCCCCAAAGTCAggatgctatgaacatttgcgTTTGGCTCTAAATACCACATCTTTCTGCATAGTTCGCCAGGCCGCGCGGATCCCCTTTGTTCAGGTCTCTTTAGCCCAGCAGAtaagggaaggagcagaagaggggatccctgggtggctcagcggtttagcgtcagcctttggcccagggtgtgatcctggagtcccgggatcgagtcccacccacatcaggctcccagcatggagcctgcttctccctctgcctgtgtctctgcctctctctctctttctgtgactctcatggataaataaataaaatcttaaaaaaatatataaagagcagaAGACGCtgaataataacaacaacaacaaaaaacaaacagaaaaaccctCCAACAGGAAAGAAACTCCTCCATAGGGCAGAAACCCGCCACCAGGGCTCCTACGAAGCAGGCCTGAGCCGCTCAGACTCAGCACAGGAAGCAGGCTGTAAATGGCACCATGAATAAAACAACTTTGGtgggtgtgttgggggggggttgTGGACAGCATCTGCTCCCTGCTACTTAGATGTTGTCACCTTTCAAAGTGGGGAGGGAGCATGTGGAGTCAAAAGGCCACCCAGCCGTGTCctatttttcaaggaaaaacagTTAAAGCCCAACTCAGTAAATAAACTGAGAGCCATTGAGTGGCATACTTCAAACCGGTGAGTTTTAGGGCgtgtaaattatatcttaattaagctgtttggaaaaaaaaaaaaaaggagagagagctcCACTAAACGTTATTATCTTTTGCCAGCCAGTCAGCTAGCATAgactggggtgtggggtgtgtgtgtgtgtgtgtaaaaatgtGGCCAGTGGGTCCAGAGCATATCAGGATGTGGGAAACTCAAAAGGTTACTATTTAATATCATGTGCAAAACACGTATGCAGAGCCGAGGAGGTGAAAACAGTTCTCGAGGGACCAGGGTCTCCTGAGAAGTAAAAATAGATGAGAAAGACGAGGCTTTTGCTCTGCAGGTGTGACCGTGTCTTGCCAGAGGTGACTCTGCAGCCCTGGTTCGTCTGTCCAGGCTGTGCACTCCTCGGGAGCCTCGTTCCTTCTGCCAGGATTTGGAGGTCTGCGGAGGCAGAGCGGCAGGGGaattatttccaaaagaaataatcactgGAATagtgagatggagagagacagagagagagaaaatttgaatGAAGTTGGCtatattttcctgaaaacatgaaaatgaacaCTGCAAAGAATATACAGTGACAGCGATGCCTTGGGAAGACCCACCTGCCGGGTTGGATGGGGAAAATGAACCCCACGGGGGATGGCGATGGGGCTGGGTGGAAGGGAGTGGGGTTTGCATCCGGACCCTGTGCTGTGGTTTGTGGGCCTGACTCGCAGAGGTAAGGACGGTCCGGGCGAGAGGTGACTGCAGGCCGCCGCGACGTCACCCACACTCCACATTAGCCCCTCAccctgggaagagggagagaaagacaaacaagcAAACCTCAAAATCACAAACAACTAGAGGAAGCAAAACGAGACAAAAAAAGTCTTATTCAGTCGAAAAGAAAAAAACCGATGAGAAGTTTTTCTGAGCAATCCATGAGCCAGTGCCCCACGCGTGGCTCTGATGATTATCTCTTAatcacaagtttttaaaaatatcaataaagcgCATCCATCGCACGAGGCTAGGACCCTGGTTACCGTGGGAGGGAATGGTGACTTCGGGGTGCCGATCACCCATCACTAGGGGAAATCCATCAGGCTGGATACTTCCCCTGGGCCTGCTGTTTTGCATGTATGTAATATTTTACGTGCATTTAAACCTAAAGCCAGTATGTGTGTCCCTGTTGCTACTTGCTTAGTAATTTCATACTCCAAGGGACCCAAGAGGCCTTGGACTCTTCtctggcctccttccctcccatcctGAGCCGTCGTGACCTCAGGCCAGCTACTGGCGCCCACGGGGGCGTCATCCTGGATTCTCCTTGCTCTGAGCCCCTCGCCCAG belongs to Canis lupus familiaris isolate Mischka breed German Shepherd chromosome 24, alternate assembly UU_Cfam_GSD_1.0, whole genome shotgun sequence and includes:
- the LOC102154843 gene encoding uncharacterized protein LOC102154843 isoform X4; this encodes MFFNKNQPELVAFARENTITTGNTWTGEGLMWSVGDVAAACSHLSPGPSLPLRVRPTNHSTGSGCKPHSLPPSPIAIPRGVHFPHPTRQTSKSWQKERGSRGVHSLDRRTRAAESPLARHGHTCRAKASSFSSIFTSQETLVPRELFSPPRLCIRVLHMILNSNLLSFPHPDMLWTHWPHFYTHTHTPHTPVYAS